One window from the genome of Hyperolius riggenbachi isolate aHypRig1 chromosome 6, aHypRig1.pri, whole genome shotgun sequence encodes:
- the LOC137521698 gene encoding uncharacterized protein isoform X1: MDDVLKSEIAIVVLDKEEGVLFEDFSGLFHQVHGYQLKLSNYGYTSLKALLDDMKDLVELQNVNGQQLIKYRHPPEHNVISPDTDVSFQEEFPNLLQTFSSLWTPFQPPAVNSTANHNLCSQEPAHSICANAATGNSLNTTQKPASLNTSTILQPVHLNNLLFSEDKITYALKEFPLGLKVDKFRKLIISTHGVDLQEYGKEWGYTDMQSLLKQIPGIVFIKENVVIASAYCDAGKPIPLQPKQARFSEKTIADFLKNYPSGLKVAKLSQFIRSTYKTDLHLYSQTMGYANILTMLQKIPGVTVGKDDVVFASDFYKKCKSHLVQPPKNVQQAANNQAKKKIVNVVKNSDPSTSTGHFSTSKLSTVTKNAANLSTSSRTNTANASRPGPASGANVPSSNISKRNYAATTINGGITAAPFATSVTSQNVILQPVHQIPQTIQPGISYAAALAGNQRRNQLNQNAHQQPVNINLHRAPDPAVTQPKIKAEPRNQFSSSIIRENLQNLLKSYVHGLSIFQLQKLYLLKFQQPLVRKGLPVKQLLMEMRDLAKVQGVGVQMQVFPAFTATSTEISTCSDFMPQRTPLMLKDGRRKLELQAVSPGTCAEHIQQGTPVTLTFCSSHSGHQDTKPAGSHMPGSSSGDNTHMQALSHNQQFIQTHVQNDIHGKNSTYPTSKTSTLFPSNKNMIEPPYHSGAGQSISQAEWPALPQKFTILKEIKESAVSSRQSHVNKQDDKLGLKQETAQSPQLQGQDATAVTSHLQPCHDFPKTNGRSVHVQDMTPALNYIGPMPHLDFIFVREDTGFSFVPRETNVDMGKKFNEMIKTDSPSPSQQEAPSSKPIYAGKTVSATAPSQQDMAKSQMANRCEPTGSSGLQLPYIVFNSQAKNQMETQCSLTEKRPSELLARKHESQVPPSGMQKNEAVQPPANMKALSTSSTSQLKQEKMDFMPTSGQTIPPKQKKSKSQMGNRCEITGSPELQLPNKVSNSQAKNQMETQCSHTEKRTLESLARKHESQVTSSGMQKNEVVQPSADTKGLSTSSTSHLQQKKTDFMTTSGQTAPQKKKKSKPQMGNRCEMTECPELQLPNKVSNSKAKKQMESQCSHTEKKPLGSLAAKSEGQVSPSGMQTNEVVLSSAKTKALSTSSTPHLLQKKTDFIPTSGQTAPPKQKKSKSQMGNRCEPAASSGLPLPNKESNSQVRNQIETPCSHTEKRPSDSLARKHESQVPPSGMQKNEVVQPSAKTKGLSTSSTSHLQQNTPDFMPTSGQITPPKQEISKSQIGNRSEITGSPELQLPNKVSNSQVKNQMETQCSHTEKRPSESLAAKSEGQVSPSGMQANKIVQSSAKMKGSSTSHFLQNKTTSGQTTPPKQEISMSQIGNRCEPDGSPELQLPNKESNFQTKNQMETHCSHTETSPSEALGKKHESQAPPSGMQKNETVQPSPKIKGLSSTPHLQQKKTDVMPTSGQTTPPKQVISKAQIGIRYEPAGSPELQFPNKEANSQARNQMETPCSHTEKRPSEGLSIRPESQLFLPRRQTNEVVHPDLSTFFITHSPWKKTDFMPTSGQMGTDVPKTVQHLETRVGETRSPSPPVQQNINTSHIFKNEMMNSSLQTQLSIPHIYTSTTAELNRSLPGSQQWHYYTARTLHESEERLNWKTNQVLDLHSTTFEEDDQQGSSENRSGEDDNLTWQTDKEQFCCIL; the protein is encoded by the exons TTAACAGCACAGCTAACCACAACTTGTGTTCTCAAGAACCAGCGCATAGCATATGTGCCAACGCCGCAACGGGCAACAGCCTCAATACAACTCAGAAGCCAGCTTCTCTCAACACTTCTACTATACTTCAGCCTGTACATCTTAACAACCTCTTATTTTCTGAAGACAAAATTACTTATGCCTTGAAAGAGTTTCCTTTAGGTCTAAAGGTTGATAAGTTTAGGAAACTCATCATTTCGACTCACGGTGTTGATTTGCAGGAATATGGAAAAGAGTGGGGATATACTGATATGCAAAGCCTTCTGAAACAGATACCAGGCATCGTATTTATCAAGGAAAATGTAGTAATTGCTTCAGCATACTGTGATGCCGGTAAACCGATTCCTTTACAACCAAAACAAGCCAGGTTCTCAGAGAAAACAATTGCtgattttttgaaaaattatccTTCAGGATTGAAGGTTGCAAAGCTGAGCCAATTCATAAGAAGTACATATAAAACTGACCTGCATTTATATAGCCAAACGATGGGCTATGCAAATATATTGACCATGCTGCAGAAGATCCCTGGAGTTACAGTTGGAAAAGATGATGTTGTATTTGCATCAGATTTTTATAAAAAGTGTAAGTCGCATCTTGTGCAACCACCAAAAAATGTACAACAAGCTGCAAATAACCAAGCAAAAAAGAAAATAGTCAATGTAGTAAAAAATTCTGATCCTTCCACTAGCACAGGACATTTCAGCACCTCGAAGTTATCAACGGTGACCAAGAATGCTGCAAACTTGTCCACATCCAGCAGAACTAATACAGCCAATGCCTCAAGGCCTGGCCCTGCAAGTGGAGCAAATGTTCCATCTTCAAACATTTCAAAAAGAAATTATGCTGCTACTACAATAAATGGTGGAATTACTGCTGCCCCTTTTGCGACCTCTGTGACTAGTCAAAATGTAATATTGCAGCCTGTGCACCAAATCCCACAGACTATACAACCAGGTATCTCCTACGCTGCAGCCCTTGCAGGTAACCAAAGGAGGAATCAATTAAATCAAAACGCACATCAGCAGCCAGTAAATATCAACCTGCATAGAGCTCCCGACCCTGCAGTGACACAGCCTAAAATCAAAGCAGAGCCTAGAAACCAGTTCTCAAGTTCCATAATTAGAGAAAATCTTCAAAATCTATTGAAATCCTATGTCCATGGACTATCCATCTTCCAGCTGCAAAAGTTATACCTCTTGAAGTTCCAGCAGCCATTAGTCCGCAAGGGTTTGCCGGTGAAACAGCTCTTGATGGAAATGAGGGATCTGGCAAAGGTACAAGGAGTAGGCGTTCAAATGCAGGTGTTTCCCGCATTTACTGCTACATCTACTGAAATAAGCACCTGCAGTG atttcatgCCGCAAAGAACTCCTTTAATGCTTAAAGACGGGAGAAGAAAGCTTGAATTGCAAGCTGTAAGTCCAGGAACTTGTGCAGAGCACATACAACAAGGTACACCAGTGACTCTAACCTTCTGCTCTTCCCATTCTGGACACCAAGACACCAAACCAGCAGGAAGTCACATGCCAGGCTCTTCTTCAGGGGACAATACTCATATGCAGGCCCTTTCACACAACCAACAGTTTATTCAGACCCATGTCCAAAATGACATTCATGGAAAAAATAGTACATATCCAACAAGCAAGACATCTACATTGTTCCCTTCAAACAAAAATATGATTGAGCCACCTTATCACTCTGGAGCTGGACAGAGCATTAGCCAAGCAGAATGGCCTGCTCTCCCGCAGAAGTTTACAATTTTAAAAGAGATCAAAGAAAGTGCTGTGAGCTCTAGGCAATCGCATGTAAATAAGCAAGATGATAAGCTTGGTCTCAAGCAGGAAACCGCTCAGTCTCCACAGCTTCAGGGACAAGATGCCACTGCTGTGACTTCACATTTGCAACCATGTCACGACTTTCCCAAAACCAATGGCAGAAGTGTCCATGTACAGGATATGACTCCAGCTTTAAATTACATTGGTCCCATGCCCCATTTAGACTTCATATTTGTGAGGGAAGATACTGGCTTTTCATTTGTGCCACGGGAAACAAATGTAGATATGGGCAAAAAATTCAATGAAATGATTAAGACCGATTCGCCTTCTCCTTCACAACAAGAAGCACCGAGTTCTAAGCCCATTTATGCTGGGAAAACAGTGTCTGCAACAGCACCATCACAGCAGGATATGGCCAAGTCACAAATGGCAAATAGGTGTGAACCAACTGGGTCTTCAGGACTGCAGTTACCTTATATAGTGTTTAATTCCCAAGCCAAAAATCAAATGGAAACTCAATGTTCTCTCACAGAAAAGAGGCCTTCAGAGTTGCTAGCTAGGAAGCATGAGAGCCAAGTACCCCCTTCAGGAATGCAAAAAAACGAGGCTGTTCAGCCACCTGCAAATATGAAAGCATTGTCTACATCTTCTACATCACAATTGAAGCAGGAAAAGATGGACTTTATGCCTACCAGTGGTCAGACAATACCACCAAAGCAGAAAAAGTCCAAGTCACAAATGGGAAATCGGTGTGAAATAACTGGGTCTCCAGAATTACAGTTACCTAATAAGGTGTCTAATTCGCAAGCCAAAAATCAAATGGAAACTCAATGTTCTCATACAGAAAAGAGGACTTTAGAGTCACTAGCTAGGAAACATGAGAGCCAAGTAACCTCTTcaggaatgcaaaaaaatgaggtTGTTCAGCCATCTGCAGATACGAAAGGATTGTCTACATCTTCTACATCACACTTGCAGCAAAAAAAGACAGATTTTATGACTACCAGTGGTCAGACAGCAccacaaaagaagaaaaagtccAAGCCACAAATGGGAAATAGGTGTGAAATGACTGAGTGTCCAGAATTGCAGTTACCTAATAAGGTGTCTAATTCCAAAGCCAAAAAGCAAATGGAATCGCAATGTTCTCATACAGAAAAGAAGCCTTTAGGGTCACTAGCTGCGAAATCTGAGGGTCAAGTATCCCCATCAGGAATGCAAACAAATGAGGTTGTTCTGTCATCTGCAAAAACAAAAGCATTGTCAACATCTTCTACACCACACTTGCTGCAAAAAAAGACAGACTTTATACCTACCAGTGGTCAGACAGCACCACCAAAGCAGAAGAAGTCCAAGTCACAAATGGGAAATAGGTGTGAACCAGCTGCGTCTTCAGGATTGCCGTTACCTAATAAAGAGTCTAATTCGCAAGTCAGAAATCAAATTGAAACTCCATGTTCTCATACAGAAAAGAGGCCTTCAGATTCACTAGCTAGGAAACATGAGAGCCAAGTACCCCCATcaggaatgcaaaaaaatgaggtTGTTCAGCCATCTGCAAAAACGAAAGGATTGTCTACATCTTCTACATCACACTTGCAGCAAAACACCCCAGACTTTATGCCTACCAGTGGTCAGATAACACCACCAAAGCAGGAAATTTCCAAGTCACAAATAGGAAATAGGTCTGAAATAACTGGGTCTCCAGAATTGCAGTTGCCTAATAAGGTGTCTAATTCCCAAGTCAAAAATCAAATGGAAACTCAATGTTCTCATACAGAAAAGAGGCCTTCAGAGTCACTAGCTGCGAAATCTGAGGGTCAAGTATCCCCATCAGGAATGCAAGCAAATAAGATAGTTCAGTCTTCTGCAAAAATGAAAGGATCTTCTACATCACACTTTCTGCAAAATAAGACTACCAGTGGTCAGACAACACCACCAAAGCAGGAAATTTCCATGTCACAAATAGGAAATAGGTGTGAACCAGATGGGTCTCCAGAATTGCAGTTACCTAATAAAGAGTCTAATTTCCAAACCAAAAATCAAATGGAAACTCACTGTTCTCATACAGAAACGAGTCCTTCAGAGGCACTAGGTAAGAAACATGAGAGCCAAGCACCCCCTTcaggaatgcaaaaaaatgagacTGTTCAGCCGTCTCCAAAAATAAAAGGATTGTCTTCCACACCACACTTGCAGCAGAAAAAGACTGACGTTATGCCTACCAGTGGTCAGACAACACCGCCAAAGCAGGTAATTTCCAAGGCACAAATTGGAATTAGGTATGAACCAGCTGGGTCTCCAGAATTGCAGTTTCCTAATAAAGAGGCTAATTCCCAAGCCAGAAATCAAATGGAAACTCCATGTTCTCATACAGAAAAGAGGCCTTCAGAGGGACTATCTATAAGACCTGAGAGCCAATTATTCCTTCCTAGGAGGCAAACAAATGAGGTGGTTCATCCAGACTTGTCGACATTTTTCATAACACACTCACCATGGAAAAAGACAGACTTTATGCCTACCAGTGGTCAAATGGGAACCGACGTGCCCAAGACCGTACAACATTTGGAAACCAGGGTTGGTGAAACAAGATCTCCATCTCCCCCAGTTCAGCAGAATATAAATACTTCCCACATCTTCAAAAATGAGATGATGAATTCATCTTTGCAAACTCAACTGAGCATCCCCCATATTTATACAAGCACAACAGCTGAGTTAAACAGATCCTTACCAGGGTCACAACAGTGGCACTATTACACTGCCAGAACGTTGCATGAAAGTGAAGAAAGGTTAAACTGGAAAACAAATCAGGTTTTAGACCTTCATAGTACTACGTTTGAAGAAGATGACCAACAAGGTAGTTCTGAAAACCGTTCAGGAGAAGATGACAATCTAACATGGCAAACAGACAAAGAGCAGTTTTGCTGCATTTTATGA
- the LOC137521698 gene encoding uncharacterized protein isoform X2 encodes MDDVLKSEIAIVVLDKEEGVLFEDFSGLFHQVHGYQLKLSNYGYTSLKALLDDMKDLVELQNVNGQQLIKYRHPPEHNVISPDTDVSFQEEFPNLLQTFSSLWTPFQPPAVNSTANHNLCSQEPAHSICANAATGNSLNTTQKPASLNTSTILQPVHLNNLLFSEDKITYALKEFPLGLKVDKFRKLIISTHGVDLQEYGKEWGYTDMQSLLKQIPGIVFIKENVVIASAYCDAGKPIPLQPKQARFSEKTIADFLKNYPSGLKVAKLSQFIRSTYKTDLHLYSQTMGYANILTMLQKIPGVTVGKDDVVFASDFYKKCKSHLVQPPKNVQQAANNQAKKKIVNVVKNSDPSTSTGHFSTSKLSTVTKNAANLSTSSRTNTANASRPGPASGANVPSSNISKRNYAATTINGGITAAPFATSVTSQNVILQPVHQIPQTIQPGISYAAALAGNQRRNQLNQNAHQQPVNINLHRAPDPAVTQPKIKAEPRNQFSSSIIRENLQNLLKSYVHGLSIFQLQKLYLLKFQQPLVRKGLPVKQLLMEMRDLAKVQGVGVQMQVFPAFTATSTEISTCSDFMPQRTPLMLKDGRRKLELQAVSPGTCAEHIQQGTPVTLTFCSSHSGHQDTKPAGSHMPGSSSGDNTHMQALSHNQQFIQTHVQNDIHGKNSTYPTSKTSTLFPSNKNMIEPPYHSGAGQSISQAEWPALPQKFTILKEIKESAVSSRQSHVNKQDDKLGLKQETAQSPQLQGQDATAVTSHLQPCHDFPKTNGRSVHVQDMTPALNYIGPMPHLDFIFVREDTGFSFVPRETNVDMGKKFNEMIKTDSPSPSQQEAPSSKPIYAGKTVSATAPSQQDMAKSQMANRCEPTGSSGLQLPYIVFNSQAKNQMETQCSLTEKRPSELLARKHESQVPPSGMQKNEAVQPPANMKALSTSSTSQLKQEKMDFMPTSGQTIPPKQKKSKSQMGNRCEITGSPELQLPNKVSNSQAKNQMETQCSHTEKRTLESLARKHESQVTSSGMQKNEVVQPSADTKGLSTSSTSHLQQKKTDFMTTSGQTAPQKKKKSKPQMGNRCEMTECPELQLPNKVSNSKAKKQMESQCSHTEKKPLGSLAAKSEGQVSPSGMQTNEVVLSSAKTKALSTSSTPHLLQKKTDFIPTSGQTAPPKQKKSKSQMGNRCEPAASSGLPLPNKESNSQVRNQIETPCSHTEKRPSDSLARKHESQVPPSGMQKNEVVQPSAKTKGLSTSSTSHLQQNTPDFMPTSGQITPPKQEISKSQIGNRSEITGSPELQLPNKVSNSQVKNQMETQCSHTEKRPSESLAAKSEGQVSPSGMQANKIVQSSAKMKGSSTSHFLQNKTTSGQTTPPKQEISMSQIGNRCEPDGSPELQLPNKESNFQTKNQMETHCSHTETSPSEALGKKHESQAPPSGMQKNETVQPSPKIKGLSSTPHLQQKKTDVMPTSGQTTPPKQVISKAQIGIRYEPAGSPELQFPNKEANSQARNQMETPCSHTEKRPSEGLSIRPESQLFLPRRQTNEVVHPDLSTFFITHSPWKKTDFMPTSGQMGTDVPKTVQHLETRVGETRSPSPPVQQNINTSHIFKNEMMNSSLQTQLSIPHIYTSTTAELNRSLPGSQQWHYYTARTLHESEERLNWKTNQVLDLHSTTFEEDDQQDFHLLL; translated from the exons TTAACAGCACAGCTAACCACAACTTGTGTTCTCAAGAACCAGCGCATAGCATATGTGCCAACGCCGCAACGGGCAACAGCCTCAATACAACTCAGAAGCCAGCTTCTCTCAACACTTCTACTATACTTCAGCCTGTACATCTTAACAACCTCTTATTTTCTGAAGACAAAATTACTTATGCCTTGAAAGAGTTTCCTTTAGGTCTAAAGGTTGATAAGTTTAGGAAACTCATCATTTCGACTCACGGTGTTGATTTGCAGGAATATGGAAAAGAGTGGGGATATACTGATATGCAAAGCCTTCTGAAACAGATACCAGGCATCGTATTTATCAAGGAAAATGTAGTAATTGCTTCAGCATACTGTGATGCCGGTAAACCGATTCCTTTACAACCAAAACAAGCCAGGTTCTCAGAGAAAACAATTGCtgattttttgaaaaattatccTTCAGGATTGAAGGTTGCAAAGCTGAGCCAATTCATAAGAAGTACATATAAAACTGACCTGCATTTATATAGCCAAACGATGGGCTATGCAAATATATTGACCATGCTGCAGAAGATCCCTGGAGTTACAGTTGGAAAAGATGATGTTGTATTTGCATCAGATTTTTATAAAAAGTGTAAGTCGCATCTTGTGCAACCACCAAAAAATGTACAACAAGCTGCAAATAACCAAGCAAAAAAGAAAATAGTCAATGTAGTAAAAAATTCTGATCCTTCCACTAGCACAGGACATTTCAGCACCTCGAAGTTATCAACGGTGACCAAGAATGCTGCAAACTTGTCCACATCCAGCAGAACTAATACAGCCAATGCCTCAAGGCCTGGCCCTGCAAGTGGAGCAAATGTTCCATCTTCAAACATTTCAAAAAGAAATTATGCTGCTACTACAATAAATGGTGGAATTACTGCTGCCCCTTTTGCGACCTCTGTGACTAGTCAAAATGTAATATTGCAGCCTGTGCACCAAATCCCACAGACTATACAACCAGGTATCTCCTACGCTGCAGCCCTTGCAGGTAACCAAAGGAGGAATCAATTAAATCAAAACGCACATCAGCAGCCAGTAAATATCAACCTGCATAGAGCTCCCGACCCTGCAGTGACACAGCCTAAAATCAAAGCAGAGCCTAGAAACCAGTTCTCAAGTTCCATAATTAGAGAAAATCTTCAAAATCTATTGAAATCCTATGTCCATGGACTATCCATCTTCCAGCTGCAAAAGTTATACCTCTTGAAGTTCCAGCAGCCATTAGTCCGCAAGGGTTTGCCGGTGAAACAGCTCTTGATGGAAATGAGGGATCTGGCAAAGGTACAAGGAGTAGGCGTTCAAATGCAGGTGTTTCCCGCATTTACTGCTACATCTACTGAAATAAGCACCTGCAGTG atttcatgCCGCAAAGAACTCCTTTAATGCTTAAAGACGGGAGAAGAAAGCTTGAATTGCAAGCTGTAAGTCCAGGAACTTGTGCAGAGCACATACAACAAGGTACACCAGTGACTCTAACCTTCTGCTCTTCCCATTCTGGACACCAAGACACCAAACCAGCAGGAAGTCACATGCCAGGCTCTTCTTCAGGGGACAATACTCATATGCAGGCCCTTTCACACAACCAACAGTTTATTCAGACCCATGTCCAAAATGACATTCATGGAAAAAATAGTACATATCCAACAAGCAAGACATCTACATTGTTCCCTTCAAACAAAAATATGATTGAGCCACCTTATCACTCTGGAGCTGGACAGAGCATTAGCCAAGCAGAATGGCCTGCTCTCCCGCAGAAGTTTACAATTTTAAAAGAGATCAAAGAAAGTGCTGTGAGCTCTAGGCAATCGCATGTAAATAAGCAAGATGATAAGCTTGGTCTCAAGCAGGAAACCGCTCAGTCTCCACAGCTTCAGGGACAAGATGCCACTGCTGTGACTTCACATTTGCAACCATGTCACGACTTTCCCAAAACCAATGGCAGAAGTGTCCATGTACAGGATATGACTCCAGCTTTAAATTACATTGGTCCCATGCCCCATTTAGACTTCATATTTGTGAGGGAAGATACTGGCTTTTCATTTGTGCCACGGGAAACAAATGTAGATATGGGCAAAAAATTCAATGAAATGATTAAGACCGATTCGCCTTCTCCTTCACAACAAGAAGCACCGAGTTCTAAGCCCATTTATGCTGGGAAAACAGTGTCTGCAACAGCACCATCACAGCAGGATATGGCCAAGTCACAAATGGCAAATAGGTGTGAACCAACTGGGTCTTCAGGACTGCAGTTACCTTATATAGTGTTTAATTCCCAAGCCAAAAATCAAATGGAAACTCAATGTTCTCTCACAGAAAAGAGGCCTTCAGAGTTGCTAGCTAGGAAGCATGAGAGCCAAGTACCCCCTTCAGGAATGCAAAAAAACGAGGCTGTTCAGCCACCTGCAAATATGAAAGCATTGTCTACATCTTCTACATCACAATTGAAGCAGGAAAAGATGGACTTTATGCCTACCAGTGGTCAGACAATACCACCAAAGCAGAAAAAGTCCAAGTCACAAATGGGAAATCGGTGTGAAATAACTGGGTCTCCAGAATTACAGTTACCTAATAAGGTGTCTAATTCGCAAGCCAAAAATCAAATGGAAACTCAATGTTCTCATACAGAAAAGAGGACTTTAGAGTCACTAGCTAGGAAACATGAGAGCCAAGTAACCTCTTcaggaatgcaaaaaaatgaggtTGTTCAGCCATCTGCAGATACGAAAGGATTGTCTACATCTTCTACATCACACTTGCAGCAAAAAAAGACAGATTTTATGACTACCAGTGGTCAGACAGCAccacaaaagaagaaaaagtccAAGCCACAAATGGGAAATAGGTGTGAAATGACTGAGTGTCCAGAATTGCAGTTACCTAATAAGGTGTCTAATTCCAAAGCCAAAAAGCAAATGGAATCGCAATGTTCTCATACAGAAAAGAAGCCTTTAGGGTCACTAGCTGCGAAATCTGAGGGTCAAGTATCCCCATCAGGAATGCAAACAAATGAGGTTGTTCTGTCATCTGCAAAAACAAAAGCATTGTCAACATCTTCTACACCACACTTGCTGCAAAAAAAGACAGACTTTATACCTACCAGTGGTCAGACAGCACCACCAAAGCAGAAGAAGTCCAAGTCACAAATGGGAAATAGGTGTGAACCAGCTGCGTCTTCAGGATTGCCGTTACCTAATAAAGAGTCTAATTCGCAAGTCAGAAATCAAATTGAAACTCCATGTTCTCATACAGAAAAGAGGCCTTCAGATTCACTAGCTAGGAAACATGAGAGCCAAGTACCCCCATcaggaatgcaaaaaaatgaggtTGTTCAGCCATCTGCAAAAACGAAAGGATTGTCTACATCTTCTACATCACACTTGCAGCAAAACACCCCAGACTTTATGCCTACCAGTGGTCAGATAACACCACCAAAGCAGGAAATTTCCAAGTCACAAATAGGAAATAGGTCTGAAATAACTGGGTCTCCAGAATTGCAGTTGCCTAATAAGGTGTCTAATTCCCAAGTCAAAAATCAAATGGAAACTCAATGTTCTCATACAGAAAAGAGGCCTTCAGAGTCACTAGCTGCGAAATCTGAGGGTCAAGTATCCCCATCAGGAATGCAAGCAAATAAGATAGTTCAGTCTTCTGCAAAAATGAAAGGATCTTCTACATCACACTTTCTGCAAAATAAGACTACCAGTGGTCAGACAACACCACCAAAGCAGGAAATTTCCATGTCACAAATAGGAAATAGGTGTGAACCAGATGGGTCTCCAGAATTGCAGTTACCTAATAAAGAGTCTAATTTCCAAACCAAAAATCAAATGGAAACTCACTGTTCTCATACAGAAACGAGTCCTTCAGAGGCACTAGGTAAGAAACATGAGAGCCAAGCACCCCCTTcaggaatgcaaaaaaatgagacTGTTCAGCCGTCTCCAAAAATAAAAGGATTGTCTTCCACACCACACTTGCAGCAGAAAAAGACTGACGTTATGCCTACCAGTGGTCAGACAACACCGCCAAAGCAGGTAATTTCCAAGGCACAAATTGGAATTAGGTATGAACCAGCTGGGTCTCCAGAATTGCAGTTTCCTAATAAAGAGGCTAATTCCCAAGCCAGAAATCAAATGGAAACTCCATGTTCTCATACAGAAAAGAGGCCTTCAGAGGGACTATCTATAAGACCTGAGAGCCAATTATTCCTTCCTAGGAGGCAAACAAATGAGGTGGTTCATCCAGACTTGTCGACATTTTTCATAACACACTCACCATGGAAAAAGACAGACTTTATGCCTACCAGTGGTCAAATGGGAACCGACGTGCCCAAGACCGTACAACATTTGGAAACCAGGGTTGGTGAAACAAGATCTCCATCTCCCCCAGTTCAGCAGAATATAAATACTTCCCACATCTTCAAAAATGAGATGATGAATTCATCTTTGCAAACTCAACTGAGCATCCCCCATATTTATACAAGCACAACAGCTGAGTTAAACAGATCCTTACCAGGGTCACAACAGTGGCACTATTACACTGCCAGAACGTTGCATGAAAGTGAAGAAAGGTTAAACTGGAAAACAAATCAGGTTTTAGACCTTCATAGTACTACGTTTGAAGAAGATGACCAACAAG